GCGGCGGATGCCAGTGTTCTGACGGGCTGGGTACAACAAACATCCGACTACCAACTTTTACCCATCCGCCTGGCGACGGCTCCCCTCAGCGTTGTGCTCCCCAAAGGCAGTCAATATAACGATCTCAGGCAATTAGTCAACGGCGCAATCCACCGCTGGCAACGGAACGGTTGGCTCCAGGAACGCATTCAATACTGGGGACTCTCACTACCCGATACCCACACCTCCCATTTGCAGTCCCTTGTCCTCTGTCCTCTGTCCTCTCTCCTCCCGTCAGGGGAAAAGATTAGTCAGTCAACGAGGTAGCTGGAGCCTTGGATCTCACCTAGCGAAAATTACGGGACTTTTCAGCAAAACCGCCGTCTGGGTCGCCTAAGCTACGTGCCTTTACGGAGACGAGAAACTGATGCTGACTAAAATCGGCGTACTCGGTGCGTTAAGTACAGCCATGTTAGGGGTGGCTTCCCTGCCAACTTGGGCTGGTTCCAGTCATAACCAGGCAGCCACAGTCCAAAATACCAGCCAGCAGGCTACCGTCACGGGGGACAATAACCAGGTGATTCAGGTGATTAACCAGATAACCATCAATCACCCCGGCCAAGGCAATCTTAAGCGTGCCTTAAATACTACGGGGACAGTGCAAGAGGCCGCCCAAGGGGCCACGGTCAACGGTCAGGGTAACCAGGCAGTCCAGACGACTACGCAGATTAATCAACGTTCCCAGGGAAATGGCCAGGGGCGGGGTAACGATCGCGCAGTCGGTAACCAGGGCAATGGTCATGCTTGGGGTCACGATCGGAAATAGGGTGCAGGGGCCATACCCATTGCTGCCAGTCAAGCGTCTACTGTGTCTACCCATTCTGAGAGGTTTGACGATACGCCCAAGGCATTGTTGAGCGATCGCAAGGCAATCGCTGAGTAATACTAAGACGTTAATAACTAGACGTTAATAATACCGCGATAGGCCAAAGGCATCGCAAAGTTATCGCCAGTAAACAGCTATTCCTAAGCTGAATATATTAACGAGGAATCGAAGATTCGATTGCTAATTTTTGATGCTTGAATAGTTGTTAATCTTAAGGCAATGGCTCTCTATTAATAGAGGGTGAATTAGCTCAAAAAATCTCAGAAAAAAGTCAAAAAAATGGGAACCTAAAATCCAAAGTAACGTCGAATAGGCCATGAGCAATGGATACTGGATCTACCAGTAAAACGAGAGGTACCTCGGATTCATGCTCTACCCAACTACGGCTGTTTTTTAGTTTCCGTTCACTCCCACTTTTGCTTTTCAGCCGTAGTATTCATCGAGAGAGCGGTTTCTTCCGGAAACTTTTTCTCTGTTCTCAATGTTCTCTGTTCTCAATGTTCTCAAAGAACAACTCACTGAAACAACACAATGTGTAAGGAGAAACAAATGCTGAAGCGAGCTTATGCCTTGGGTCTGTTGAGCCTCACCTCTGTGGGGATGATTGCATTGCCTGCCTTGGCCGACACGGCAGTGATTCAGCGCAATACGCAGGATCTGTATATTGAAGGCCAACGGAATACGGCAGTCCAGGACAGCCAGCAGATCAATATCAATCGGCGGACCAATGTGCGGCACCAGGAAGGTAATGTGGGGGTGGTGCAAGACACCTATCAGGGGGCAACTGTAGTGGGCAAAGACAATGCCGCCTACCAGGGTAGCACGCAGATCAATGTGAATGATGAACGCCGAGGTCTGGATGGTAAGAAGCCACGTCCGGGACGTGGCCATGGACGGGGTGGCATCTCGATCGAGCAAAGGTAAGCAATTTCCACTGGGCTTCAAGGAATGCTTTTATCCTTGAAGCTAATTTTGCTTGCAGACGAGGTGCCTGACATCGCTTTCGAGGTGGAATAAGAACGCAGATCTGTTTTCAACAGATCTGTGTTTTTCCTGTTGCTACGTGGAGTTTGTAAACGGAGTCTAGGCGCATGAACAGAAAACGTGTGATTCCATTTTTGGTTGGTTCAGCTTTCTTGCTGGTACCAAAAGTGGCACTAGCAGAAAACCTTGAGGTGCGATCGGACAACATGAGCATCCGGGTTGCTGATGATGGGCAAGTGCAGATCAAGGGTGATCAATGGCAGGTACAGACCCCCGCCTATGCCTTCCGCAGATCGCCCTATCTCGATCGCCACTATCCCTACCGACGCCCCGATCTTTCTGCCTGGCGGCAAGCTTGCCGGGGACAGGCGGATACCCAGGAACGGGTGTATACCCAGCGATCGTCCGATGGTTCGGTCTATCAGCGTAGTGTGATCGTGACCCGCACCTGTCGCTAACCTAGCGTCGGTGATTGCATCTCACGATCGCATAGCATCTCGGCAGGGGAATTGTGGGGTAGGCATCCCGTCTGCCCCCGCTGTCCCCGATGGGGCGGGTTTAGCTAGGTTGTCCGTTTTCAACCAAATTGTGGAGCAAGCCGCATCTACCCGCGATCGCGCCCAGCCCCATAGGCATCTCTACACATGTCATATTCCACCTCGCGCATTCCACCTCGCGCATTCCCATGCACCTGACTCTAGGTGTATGAACCCGGTTTAAGCCCTTACTCATTTGGGAGGAAAGTATGAAGCGGAAACACGCGATCGGCTCCCTGAGCCTCCTATCAATAGCTACCCTATTGGCCCTAGCCATACCGGAAACCCGCCCTGCGGCTGCGCAATGTGTGATTGCTGATGTGGCCGTGCAAACCGCGATTACGGGTTCACAAAAACCAGCCAAACAATCGAATCAGGTCACAATCGACCGACGCGGTGCCTGTAGCGGCAACAGCAGCGTCAGCGTGGGCCAGCAAGTGCAGGTGGGCGGCACTGGCCCAGTGGTGCAGGAACGGCGCAGTCATCATCGTATCGACGGCACATCCCGTAACGAGACCGGCGTTAAGGGGCCTACCGTTGCTGTCCCTGTTCAAGTCCAAGTGGATGTCTATAATGCTGCCGATAGCTTCGCGACGCCAAGGGCGAATCGCTTCCAGCAACCCTAGTACAGCCTTTACCTAATTTACTCAGTACACCATTGAGGTTTGGAACTGGATCAGACCGACAACCCTCATCCCCCAACCCCTTCGCCCAGTCCCCCTAACCCCCCGTTTGCGGGGGGATGGGGTGGAGGGGAGCCGGATCTTTAAGTCCCTCTCCCGCTCTGGGAGAGGGATTTAGGGTGAGGGCCGCACCCGTGGGCCGCACCCAGCCTGCCCAGGTAAAACTGTACTTTGTGATTGAGGTAAAGGCTGTACTATCAACTTTGTTTACGACTAAAGTCGTGACTACCAACTATGGTCAATCCCAATAAGAACGATACAGCTTTTCACTCCCCTCTTCTGCTCTGGGAGAGGGGCTGGGGGTGAGGGTGTTGTTCCAGCCTAAATTACAATGACTATAACTGAACCGGGTTGAACAACTAAACTGCGATTATTCGTCGTCGCGATTTTAATCGTGACTTTCACTTTAGAGGCTTTGCATGACTTCCTTTGCCACCGCCAGCGTTTTCTCAATATCCGCCTCGGTGTGGGCCAGGGAAGTAAACCCAGCCTCAAATTGGGAGGGAGCTAGATAAATCCCTCGCTCCAGCATCCCGCGATGGAAACGGCTGAATTTGGCTAGATCAGATTTCTTGGCATCTTCGTAGTTATGGACCGGGCCAGCGGTGAAAAAGAAGCCAAACATGGCACTGATTGACCCGCCACAGGCGGCATGGCCCGTTTCCTTGGCAATATCGAGCAGACCCTGGATCAGGGTTTTGGTGATGCGATCGAGGTAATCGTAGGTTCCCGGTTTTTGCAACAGTTCTAGAGTTTTGATCCCCGCCGTCATTGCCAAGGGGTTACCAGAGAGCGTCCCCGCCTGGTACATGGGACCCGCAGGCGCCACCATTGCCATAATGTCCGCCCGCCCGCCGTAGGCTCCCACGGGCAGACCGCCACCAATCACCTTACCCAGGGTCGTGAGGTCAGGTTTAATGCCAAATTTCTCCTGGGCACCGCCGTAGGCAATCCGGAAACCCGTCATCACCTCATCAAAGACCAGCAGCGCCCCATTTTCCTGGGTCAGCACCCGCAACCCTTCCAAGAACCCCGCATCCGGCGGAATGAACCCAGAGTTCCCCACCACTGGCTCCAGGATTACCCCAGCAATTTGATCCGGATTTTCGGCAAATAGGGTTTTCACCGCTTCTAGGTCGTTGTAGGGAGCCGTGAGGGTGTTGCTGGTCACATTCTTGGGCACACCGGGCGAGTCGGGTAATCCTAAGGTTGCCACCCCCGACCCAGCCTTAACCAGGAACATATCGGCGTGACCGTGGTAGCAGCCCTCAAATTTAATCACCTTGTCCCGTCCGGTGAACGCCCGCATCAGGCGCAGCACCGACATACAGGCTTCCGTACCCGAATTGACGAATCGCACCATCTCAATGCTGGAAACCGCCGCAATCACCAGCTCCGCCAGTACATTTTCCAGGACGCAGGGTGCCCCAAAACTCGTTCCCTTATCCAGAGCCGCTTTCAGGGCACTAATGACCTCCGGGTGGGCATGGCCGCAGATGGCCGGTCCCCAACTACCCACATAGTCAATGTACTGGTTGCCATCCACATCCCAAGCATAGGCCCCCTGAACGCGATCGAAGACGATCGGCTGACCGCCCACCGACTTAAAGGCTCGCACTGGAGAACTGACACCACCGGGCATCAGTCGTTGGGCAGCAGCAAAAATTTCTTGCGATTTAGTGGTTTGAAACTGACTCACGACCAAGGTTTTCTCCTAATCACTCATGGCAGGAGGAGGGAAGAGATGATAGGGAACGGCGAACAGAATTCTTGCCTATCCCCTCTTCTCTGTTCTCTGTTCCCTGTTCCCTGTTCTCAATCTCCTCACTGCGCTTTAACCAATGGGATGATTATGCCACTGTGGCAGGAACCTCACTCAAACGATTTACCCAAGCGGTGACTATGCACCTGTTCCTAAACCTCGCTCGTGGTAGAGGTGAACGATTTTGTCCACAACGGCTTCGATGCTGAGATCATCAGTCATCACTTCAATGGCATCAGGGGCTTGGCTCAGGGGCGCGAAGGTACGGGTACTGTCAAGGTAATCCCGTTGGGCGATCGCCTGCTCTAGTTCGGCTTGGGACAGTTGGGTCTGGCCCTGGTTCAACAATTCCTGGTAGCGGCGGCGTGCCCGTTCCTGGATGGAGGCAGTGAGGAAGATTTTGAGGTCGGCTTGGGGAAAGACGTAGGTACCCATATCCCGACCCTCGGCGACAATGCCTCCCTGTTCGGCGTAGCGCTGTTGTTGCTGCACCAGCAGGCGACGCACCGCTGGTTGGGCCGCGATCGCCGAAACATGGGCCGTCACCTCCAAACTGCGAATCGCCTCGGTAATCACCTCGCCATTAATCTTCACCGTCAGTGCCCCCGTCTGGGATTCGGGATGGGCGGGTAGCAGTTCAATGACACATTGGCTGACGGCTTCTGCGATCGCCACCTCATCATCCAAGGGAATCCCGGCTTGCAGCACTAACCAAGTCACGGCCCGGTACATCGCCCCCGTATCCAGGTACATCAGCCCCAGGCGATCGGCCACCAGCCGGGTTACCGTGGACTTGCCCGCCCCTGCCGGCCCATCGATCGCCACGATCGGCTTACGGGCATAGAGGAGTTGGTTATCGATCAGACGAGTCTGGCCCACATAGGCAGCAACCCCCAACAGACCCTGCGTGGTGACCTCAGTGAGGGGAACCAGGGTTTGGGGATGGACCAGTTCGGCGTATTCCAAACGCAGGTCAGGGAGGGTACTCATGGTTTGCTTTACTGCGTGGATCAGGGGTGCGGCGCGGCGTTCCCCCGCTCGAAATAGGGCCACAGCCGCCTGCAAACTGCGGTACAGGCCCGTGGCACGTTCCCGCTCGGACGGGGTGAGGTACTGGTTGCGGGAACTATAGGCCAGCCCCGACGCTTCGCGCACAATGGGACATCCGATGATATCGACATCCAGGTGTAAATCCGCCACCAGCCGCCGAATAATCGCTAACTGCTGGGCATCCTTTTGGCCAAAATAGGCGCGATCGGGCTGGACCAGTTGTAACAGTTTGGTGACGATCGTCGCCACGCCCTCAAAATGGCCCGGACGGTGGGGACCACACATCACCCTTAACATGGCCGGAGGCGGTACAACTTGGGTGTGGGCGCTCCGATCCTGGGCAGCAGCACCAATTAACTCCGCTGGTGACGGGGCAAAAATGACATCAACCCCCATCGCCTCACACAACTGGCGATCCTGGGCCAGAGTTTGGGGATAGCGATCAAGATCTTCCTGGGGACCAAACTGCAAGGGGTTGACGAAAATACTGACCACCACCAGCCCATTTTCGCGGCGGGCCTGGGCGATCAAACTCTGGTGACCGGCGTGCAGCGCCCCCATCGTTGGCACCAGACCCACTGACCGGGGGCAGAGGTATGATGCGTCTGGCGTATCGGGCGCTGGCTCCTCAGGGGAGAACAGTTTGCCAGCCCGGTATTGGCCCAAATAACCCCGCAGGGCGGCGATCGTGGTAAATAGTTTCAGCCCGGTGCTCGGGATTCTAACCATACCCAAACCCAGCCTCATGCGCCCGCTTCCCTAACCGGATGATGTCGTCTACAGGTCCCACTGCCAGTACCCTAGATTAAGACTAACGACTGAGGTTATGGTATGGCATCCATCCGCGAACTGCATCAACAACTGATCACCAAGGAACGATCCGCCGTTGAAATCGCCCAGGACTCCCTGGCCAGGATGGAGCGCCTCGAACCCCAGCTACACGCCTTTTTGCAAATCACCCGCGATCGCGCTTTGGCACAGGCCCAACGGGTCGATGCCCAAATCGCAGCGGGGGAAGCGATCGGCCTGCTGGCTGGCATTCCGATCGGCATTAAGGACAATCTATGTACCCTGGGGATTCGCACCACCTGCGGCTCTAAGATTCTGGAAAATTTTGTGCCTCCCTATGAGTCTACGGTGACCAGCCGTTTGGCAGAGGCCGGGGCAGTGATGGTCGGCAAAACGAACCTGGATGAGTTTGCAATGGGGAGTTCCACCGAAAACTCGGCCTACCAACTCACCGCCAACCCCTGGGATACCAGCCGCGTGCCGGGGGGATCGTCCGGCGGATCGGCAGCCGCCGTCGCCGCCGATGAATGCCCGATCGCCCTTGGCTCGGATACGGGCGGCTCGATTCGCCAACCGGCCTCCTTTTGTGGTGTGGTGGGCCTGAAACCTACCTATGGCCTAGTCTCTCGCTATGGGCTAGTCGCCTATGCTTCGTCCCTGGATCAGATTGGTCCGTTTGGGCGATCGGTCGAAGATACGGCGATTTTGTTGCAGGCGATCGCGGGCCATGATCCCAAAGACTCCACCAGCCTCAAGGTGGAGATTCCCGACTACACCCAATTTCTAACCCATACCCTCAACGGCAAAAAAATCGGCGTCATCCGGGAAACCTTTGGCGAAGGGCTAGACCCAGTGGTGGGTGAGGCCGTCCAGACGGCATTGCAAACCCTGGAAAAACTGGGAGCCACGGTCCAGGAGATCTCCTGCCCCCGCTTCCGGTATGGCTTACCGACCTACTACATCATTGCTCCCTCGGAAGCATCGGCTAACCTAGCCCGCTACGACGGTGTGAAATACGGCTACCGCACGGCAGAAGCCGAGAACCTGCTGGAGATGTACATGAAAACCCGCGCCGAGGGCTTTGGGGCCGAGGTCAAGCGCCGGATCATGATTGGCACCTACGCCCTGTCGGCGGGCTACTACGACGCCTATTACCTCAAGGCCCAAAAGGTGCGCACCCTGATCAAGCAGGATTTTGAACAGGCCTTCGCGCAAGTGGATGTGTTGGTCTGCCCCACAGCCCCGACGACGGCCTTTAAGGCGGGGGAGAAAACCGATAATCCCCTCAGTATGTACCTGTCCGACTTGATGACGATCCCGGTGAACCTAGCGGGCCTGCCGGGGATGAGCCTGCCCTGTGGGTTTGATGCCCAGGGATTACCGATCGGGCTGCAAATCATTGCCAATGTGCTCCGGGAGGATCAAATCTTTGCCGTTGCCTCAGCCTATGAAAACGCGACCGAGTGGCACTTGCGCACCCCCGCATTGGGCTAAAACCACCATGCGGTGGGGTGGGGATCCTCGTTGACTGACAAATCTTTGCCCCTCATCCCTAAATCCCTTCTCCCACGAGGGGCGAAGGGATGTGAAGCCAAACCCCTGGCTCGATGAGTACCGCGCTCGCTCTGGGAGAGGGCCGTTCAAGTTGTGTTAATTAATCAGGTCATTAACGTCGTTATTCGGCACTCCCAGATTGGGGCTGACGGTTGGGCAGGTAGTCCAGGTGTAGGTGGGTCACATCGATCGCACCATTGCCGCAACTTTCTAAGCGATCAAACACGGCTTGCAAATCGGCACAGGGGTGGGCGCGACGCATAGCAACACTGGCTTTCCACATTTCAGCAGGGGTGGGCGGCTGACCAGCATTCATACTCTAGACTCCTGTCGCTGACTTTAGAGGCAATGGGGATAAGCACCCTGCATAACTGGCCCTGCATAACTGGCAATGCTAAGGTAAGGCACCGCTAAAGACCATCCCGTAGAAAAACGGAGGCAAGCGGGCCAGTGGTCACGGGCTATGGATGAACACATCTGATGATGCCGGATTTCCGCATAAGGTTCCCTCACCCGATTGGGGCATTTGGGGTAGTTTTACGGAGAAGGTTTGCTAGACCCCGTTTTCGACCGTTCGCGGTACCACGATCGCAGGCGGTGGGGCGATACCCCCAGGGTGTAGCCCAGCAGGATGGCCTGGTTGAGTAGGGTGGTTTGCCACACACCGCGTTGTTGCCAGCGACGGGCTGACGTGACGACGGCCTGGGGGACGATCGCAATCTTGCCCTGGGTTTGGAGACGACGCACTAGAACAAAGTCCTCCATAAGCGGCAGATCAGGGAAGCCGCCTAGCGATCGAAAGACCTCACGCCGAAGGAATAAGGCTTGATCACCATAGGGCAACTGGCAGAGCCGCGATCGCCAGTACACCCCCCATTCCACCCACCGTAAACCGGGAAGGTCACCCGCAATGCGCAGGTCAAAAGCCCCCGCAATCGTCCCTGGGGTAGCCAAGGTGGTGCGGACAAGCGTGGGAAACCCCGTGGGTAGGTGCGTATCGGCATGGAGGAACAGGAAAATCTCCCCCGTAGCGATCGCGGCGCCCGCATTCATTTGTTGGGCACGTCCGGTAGCGCTAAGCACTAGGGTCACCCCCCAGGTTTGGGCCTGAGTCACCGTCTGATCCGTGCTTCCCCCATCCACCACGATAACTTCCAGGGACGTGAAGGGTTGCTGAGGTTGCCACTCCCCTTGACTCGCACGCTGGACTACCTGCAGGGTTTGCACTAAGGTCCCTGCTTCATTGAGGACTGGTAGGATAACGGAAATACGATCTAGGATCATAACCAGGGACTGATCATAACCAGGGACTGCAAGTTTGGGCAGGCAAATCGGGAACGCTAATCCTAACTGACTAGAAACTTATCGGACCAGGATTACGTCTTTTTGAGTGACCCCTCAATGGCAGTTATGATGGGTAGAGATCAGAGGGCTGAGATGAACCCGGGGTGAACCGCCAAGGGGCGATCCTGTGTGCGGCGATTGTTTCGATCAGTGTTGACTGCTGTTGTTACTACATTCCTCACCGAAGGGTCATGATACAGTTTTTCACACGCATGGATCGGGTACGGCGGCGTTGGACCTATGCCTTCCTGGGATTTTTGTTAACACTAGGGATTGGGATCGGAACACCTCCAGCCGCACAAGCGCTTCCGTGGGGGCAACTGCTTCTGCGTGGGGTTCAGATTTTACAACTGTCGAATCTATCCCCGCGTCATGAGATGCAGATTGGCGCTCAAATTGATCAACAACTTCAGCGACAAGTCAGGATCTCCAACAACCGCGCGTTGACAGCTTATGTCAACGAAATTGGCCAGCGCCTGGTGAATAACACCACGCGACCGACGGTTAACTATACCTTTCAGGTTGTCGAAGATCGGAGCATCAATGCCTTTGCCACAATGGGGGGCTTTGTCTACATTAACCGGGGGCTGATTGAAGCCGCTGAGAATGAAGCCGAATTAGCCAGTGTGATTGCTCACGAAATTGGCCACATCGAGGGTCGCCATTTAGTCAAACAAATGCGGGAAGTTGCGATCGCCCAAGGGGTGGCAACCGCAGCGGAACTGGATGCAAACCGAGCCGTACAGATTGGGGTAGAGTTGGCCCTACGCCGTCCCCGGAGTCGTCAGGATGAGTATGATGCCGATAGCCGAGGGTTACGGCTGTTAGGGCAAGCGGGCTATGCCCAATCAGCAATGGTGAGCTTTATGGAAAAACTGCTCAACCGGGGAGGATCAATGCCCACCTTCCTCAGTACCCATCCCAATACCCGCGATCGCATTGACAACCTGCGCCGCAGCATCAACCCAACAATGGCGACGGGAGATGGCCTAGATAGCGAGGCCTACCGTGCTCGCCTTCGCAGTTCCTAAACCGTAAGGGTCAGACTGATACATCTTTTCCCCTTACAAGGGGAGAGAGGACAGGGAACAGGGGACAGAGGTAAGTAAATGGAAGCAAGACCCTCTTCTCGTGATTGACTGATAAATTTGTGCTCCTCAGGTGAGGAGAGAGAAGAGAGGAAAGAGAACGGAGATAGTCACTCAGTTTCCCTCACTTCTCAGTTTTCTTTCCTCACTCTCTGACGCATTTCAGGGCGATGGCGCCGATGGCGCAAGGACTGGCCCACTCCACAACTTTTTCATAGGGAAGCCCTATTCTGATCGGTGATCTGATCATCAAAGAGGAAGGGCAGGTATGAAAGTTCCCCTGTGATACAGCGGACGTGGGTTATGCATCTCGTGTCAAAAATCCTCGACAAGGCTGAGGGTCATAGCTTTAAGACTTTAAGATAAGAACTTTAAGCGTATGAAGTTAATTACTTGTCTTATGCTTAGCTAAGGGGGTGCCTTCTACCTTGGCGACCATTATCCTCAACCCCTCCGCCTAAGCACAAGGAACTTTGATCGAGTTCCCCTGCACCATCCCCTGTTCGCGGGAAGGGGGGATGCGGGGTAAATGGTTCAAACTCGTATGCCCCCTGTCATGGGGCAATCATCATAAAAGCCCTGGTCTAAACTCACAAAGCCATCACTCAAGTTAAATCATTATCCTCAATAGAGGATATTACTTGAGTTATATTACTGAAATCCAGATAATCAGCAAGACTATGGATGCATCTACACTCCTCTATGCCCAGTCCCAGCCTGAAAAAACGATTCTGATTGTGGATGACTTAGCGGATAATCTGCGAATCCTGACGAATGCTCTGAGTGGTCAAGGCTTTCAAATTCGCTGTGCGAAAAGTGGCACCTTTGCACTTATGGCCATACAAACTTTTAATCCTGACCTAATCTTGTTAGATATAAAAATGCCAGATATGGATGGCTATGAGGTTTGTCGACGGCTAAAAGCAATGGCAAAAACCCGTGATATTCCAGTCATTTTCCTCAGTGCGTTAGAGGATGCGTTGGATAAAGTCAAAGCTTTTTCAGTAGGTGCTGTTGACTATATTACCAAACCGTTCCAAGTTGAAGAGGTTCTGATCCGCGTTAGACATCAACTCGAATTACAAGCTGCTAAGGCCGAGATCCAGCGAGCGAACGCAGAACTAGAACGCCGGGTTGAGCGACGAACAGCTCAATTAGCTGCAACCAATGAACGATTAGCACTTGCTAATCAGAAGTTAGCGATCGAGATCCAAGAGCGTCAGCGAGCAGAAGCCCGTGCTAGCGCCAGTGAGGAGCGGTTAAATGATATTCTTAATTCGCTAGAAGATGTGGTATGGTCCTACGACCCTAAGCTTAACAAAATACTGTATGTCAATTTAGCTGTTGAGAGAATGTATGGCTATTCGATAGCTCAATTTTTAGATAATCCTAATCTGCGATTAGAGAGAACTCATCCTGCCGATCGTGCTCGCGTTGAAGCAGCTCATCATAATTTGTTGATAACCGGAAGTCTACGTGAGGAATATCGTATCCTGCGGTCTGATGGTGAGGTCTATTGGGTAAGCGATCGTGCTCATGCAGTTTACACAGCCGATGGCCATATCCTGCGGATTGACGGCATTACTCGTGATATTACCGAGCAAATGCTTGCCCTAGAACAACTCGTTCATGACACCCTGCATGATGCCCTAACAGGGTTACCTAATCGAACCTTATTCATGGATCGAGTGGGACAGGCGCTGAAGCATACTAAGCGAAACTCGAATTATTTATTTGCAGTATTTTTTATCGATCTCGATCGCTTCAAAATGGTCAATGATAGCCTTGGTCATTCGATGGGTGATCGTCTACTTCAAACGGTTG
This DNA window, taken from Trichothermofontia sichuanensis B231, encodes the following:
- the hemL gene encoding glutamate-1-semialdehyde 2,1-aminomutase — protein: MSQFQTTKSQEIFAAAQRLMPGGVSSPVRAFKSVGGQPIVFDRVQGAYAWDVDGNQYIDYVGSWGPAICGHAHPEVISALKAALDKGTSFGAPCVLENVLAELVIAAVSSIEMVRFVNSGTEACMSVLRLMRAFTGRDKVIKFEGCYHGHADMFLVKAGSGVATLGLPDSPGVPKNVTSNTLTAPYNDLEAVKTLFAENPDQIAGVILEPVVGNSGFIPPDAGFLEGLRVLTQENGALLVFDEVMTGFRIAYGGAQEKFGIKPDLTTLGKVIGGGLPVGAYGGRADIMAMVAPAGPMYQAGTLSGNPLAMTAGIKTLELLQKPGTYDYLDRITKTLIQGLLDIAKETGHAACGGSISAMFGFFFTAGPVHNYEDAKKSDLAKFSRFHRGMLERGIYLAPSQFEAGFTSLAHTEADIEKTLAVAKEVMQSL
- a CDS encoding bifunctional pantoate--beta-alanine ligase/(d)CMP kinase, giving the protein MVRIPSTGLKLFTTIAALRGYLGQYRAGKLFSPEEPAPDTPDASYLCPRSVGLVPTMGALHAGHQSLIAQARRENGLVVVSIFVNPLQFGPQEDLDRYPQTLAQDRQLCEAMGVDVIFAPSPAELIGAAAQDRSAHTQVVPPPAMLRVMCGPHRPGHFEGVATIVTKLLQLVQPDRAYFGQKDAQQLAIIRRLVADLHLDVDIIGCPIVREASGLAYSSRNQYLTPSERERATGLYRSLQAAVALFRAGERRAAPLIHAVKQTMSTLPDLRLEYAELVHPQTLVPLTEVTTQGLLGVAAYVGQTRLIDNQLLYARKPIVAIDGPAGAGKSTVTRLVADRLGLMYLDTGAMYRAVTWLVLQAGIPLDDEVAIAEAVSQCVIELLPAHPESQTGALTVKINGEVITEAIRSLEVTAHVSAIAAQPAVRRLLVQQQQRYAEQGGIVAEGRDMGTYVFPQADLKIFLTASIQERARRRYQELLNQGQTQLSQAELEQAIAQRDYLDSTRTFAPLSQAPDAIEVMTDDLSIEAVVDKIVHLYHERGLGTGA
- the gatA gene encoding Asp-tRNA(Asn)/Glu-tRNA(Gln) amidotransferase subunit GatA yields the protein MASIRELHQQLITKERSAVEIAQDSLARMERLEPQLHAFLQITRDRALAQAQRVDAQIAAGEAIGLLAGIPIGIKDNLCTLGIRTTCGSKILENFVPPYESTVTSRLAEAGAVMVGKTNLDEFAMGSSTENSAYQLTANPWDTSRVPGGSSGGSAAAVAADECPIALGSDTGGSIRQPASFCGVVGLKPTYGLVSRYGLVAYASSLDQIGPFGRSVEDTAILLQAIAGHDPKDSTSLKVEIPDYTQFLTHTLNGKKIGVIRETFGEGLDPVVGEAVQTALQTLEKLGATVQEISCPRFRYGLPTYYIIAPSEASANLARYDGVKYGYRTAEAENLLEMYMKTRAEGFGAEVKRRIMIGTYALSAGYYDAYYLKAQKVRTLIKQDFEQAFAQVDVLVCPTAPTTAFKAGEKTDNPLSMYLSDLMTIPVNLAGLPGMSLPCGFDAQGLPIGLQIIANVLREDQIFAVASAYENATEWHLRTPALG
- a CDS encoding TIGR04283 family arsenosugar biosynthesis glycosyltransferase, which encodes MILDRISVILPVLNEAGTLVQTLQVVQRASQGEWQPQQPFTSLEVIVVDGGSTDQTVTQAQTWGVTLVLSATGRAQQMNAGAAIATGEIFLFLHADTHLPTGFPTLVRTTLATPGTIAGAFDLRIAGDLPGLRWVEWGVYWRSRLCQLPYGDQALFLRREVFRSLGGFPDLPLMEDFVLVRRLQTQGKIAIVPQAVVTSARRWQQRGVWQTTLLNQAILLGYTLGVSPHRLRSWYRERSKTGSSKPSP
- a CDS encoding M48 family metallopeptidase — protein: MIQFFTRMDRVRRRWTYAFLGFLLTLGIGIGTPPAAQALPWGQLLLRGVQILQLSNLSPRHEMQIGAQIDQQLQRQVRISNNRALTAYVNEIGQRLVNNTTRPTVNYTFQVVEDRSINAFATMGGFVYINRGLIEAAENEAELASVIAHEIGHIEGRHLVKQMREVAIAQGVATAAELDANRAVQIGVELALRRPRSRQDEYDADSRGLRLLGQAGYAQSAMVSFMEKLLNRGGSMPTFLSTHPNTRDRIDNLRRSINPTMATGDGLDSEAYRARLRSS
- a CDS encoding two-component system response regulator, whose product is MSYITEIQIISKTMDASTLLYAQSQPEKTILIVDDLADNLRILTNALSGQGFQIRCAKSGTFALMAIQTFNPDLILLDIKMPDMDGYEVCRRLKAMAKTRDIPVIFLSALEDALDKVKAFSVGAVDYITKPFQVEEVLIRVRHQLELQAAKAEIQRANAELERRVERRTAQLAATNERLALANQKLAIEIQERQRAEARASASEERLNDILNSLEDVVWSYDPKLNKILYVNLAVERMYGYSIAQFLDNPNLRLERTHPADRARVEAAHHNLLITGSLREEYRILRSDGEVYWVSDRAHAVYTADGHILRIDGITRDITEQMLALEQLVHDTLHDALTGLPNRTLFMDRVGQALKHTKRNSNYLFAVFFIDLDRFKMVNDSLGHSMGDRLLQTVAKLLEACLRSQDTVARLGGDEFTILLDDISEISQATIVAERILNRLTTPLEVNGQLLFTSASIGIVIGNRDYQTAEELLRDADIAMYRSKSLGRGRWTVFDKQMYEQNLTIIQLDNDLRYALERQELELYYQPIIALETRKLAGFEALIRWHHPERGLVSPAEFIPLAEDTGLILTIGNWVLYTACQQLRIWQQKFPEATGLKMSLNISSRQIQEINFLQSLDNVLAETGIDSHSLNLEITESTLMDQGAETLSKLKQLRARHIQLSIDDFGQGYSSLSYLHRFPVNTLKIDRSFVDQMTIDEEKFAIIRTITTLAHTLDMDVVAEGVENEQQVTILTQLGCEFAQGYYFAKPITASDAEKMILQ